A genomic window from Lasioglossum baleicum chromosome 7, iyLasBale1, whole genome shotgun sequence includes:
- the LOC143210678 gene encoding uncharacterized protein LOC143210678, producing the protein MGSTDKAVITGFICRLCSKMNRFVIHIYGEEGERMKLAEKINAYLPIVVNMNDPLPKTACLHCIERLEAHHELMEQFTLAELRRVVTENKSPSVASSSAQTVDTAPTSSPPPC; encoded by the exons ATGGGTAGCACAGATAAAGCTGTGATCACGGGATTTATATGCAGACTTTGTAGTAAGATGAACCGTTTCGTGATCCACATATACGGTGAAGAGGGTGAAAGAATGAAGCTCGCTGAGAAAATAAATGCTTATCTTCCAATTGTG GTAAACATGAATGACCCATTACCAAAAACAGCATGTCTACATTGTATTGAACGGCTAGAAGCTCATCATGAATTAATGGAGCAATTTACGTTGGCTGAACTAAGAAGGGTAGTTACCGAGAATAAGTCACCGTCAGTAGCATCATCATCTGCACAAACTGTTGATACTGCACCAACATCTAGCCCACCCCCGTGTTGA